A window from Leptospira meyeri encodes these proteins:
- a CDS encoding sensor histidine kinase, whose amino-acid sequence MLTSAALLLQFSNQMKSKGLLILISIRMVIGWIGVIAAFLNWGKPPFWVACFVGFYFLSSSFFAKYKIRNKLVSELGNLSVITFLIFDFLIILSGFYLTILSHPRDLVATPIQNAIFFSIFFLYQLYISFFLHRKFSAMMGMFVTFGYVGGLILATLNGAEFFTGYRLVPQTPNRIVLPLEILKVILLLSITICIIRLVTFLLDILENNNKSLVEELNKRETLLLKNDRLVTLGTLASNVAHEINNPLAGIKSMSEFLFEEELSFLTRKEPLWREKEKQIFWKHRTRTEKREDYDLIMNLFYFLPKEYLIFLADRCIDIGVDYRSFEGLTEDDTKEWDFVFLWLKFKTMEKSNLLVSNAISRTEKVISTFRQFSLPLLEQDKSKVSVGEGIRDILFLYHQYWERSRRLVTEIDDQIKVFVSEPAMKLVWSHLLFNAIQATSPHSGEVKIRASLKQDSEVEVAITDNGPGIPDSLQNQIFQPFFTTKDQGEGIGLGLYISKEIIKNQNGRIQFESLPGKTTFTVILPVAE is encoded by the coding sequence ATGCTAACATCTGCAGCTCTTCTTTTGCAATTTTCGAACCAGATGAAGTCCAAGGGGCTTCTGATTCTGATTTCAATTCGGATGGTGATTGGCTGGATTGGAGTGATTGCTGCTTTTTTGAACTGGGGAAAACCTCCGTTTTGGGTTGCTTGTTTTGTAGGGTTTTACTTTTTATCTTCTTCTTTTTTTGCTAAGTATAAAATACGCAACAAACTTGTTTCTGAATTAGGAAACCTGTCAGTGATTACTTTTTTGATATTTGATTTTTTGATCATCCTCTCTGGGTTTTATTTAACTATTTTAAGTCATCCTCGAGATCTGGTTGCCACTCCCATACAAAATGCAATTTTTTTCTCTATTTTCTTTTTATACCAACTCTATATTAGCTTTTTCCTACATCGAAAATTCTCTGCTATGATGGGAATGTTTGTGACTTTTGGTTATGTTGGTGGACTCATTCTGGCAACTTTGAATGGTGCAGAATTTTTTACAGGATATCGGCTTGTTCCTCAAACACCCAATCGAATTGTTTTGCCCCTTGAGATATTGAAAGTAATTTTACTATTAAGTATTACAATTTGTATCATTCGTCTAGTTACTTTTTTATTAGACATATTAGAAAATAATAATAAATCGTTGGTTGAGGAATTAAATAAAAGAGAAACATTGTTATTAAAAAATGATCGTTTGGTAACACTTGGTACTCTGGCTTCCAATGTGGCGCATGAAATTAACAACCCGCTTGCCGGAATTAAATCAATGAGCGAATTTTTGTTTGAAGAGGAATTGTCTTTTCTGACAAGGAAGGAACCTCTTTGGCGTGAAAAAGAAAAACAAATATTTTGGAAACACCGAACAAGAACTGAAAAAAGAGAAGATTATGATTTGATAATGAATTTATTCTACTTCTTACCCAAAGAATATCTCATTTTTTTGGCAGATCGGTGCATAGACATCGGAGTGGACTATCGAAGTTTTGAAGGATTAACAGAAGATGATACAAAAGAATGGGACTTTGTTTTTTTATGGCTTAAATTTAAAACCATGGAAAAATCGAATTTGTTGGTTTCTAATGCCATCAGTAGAACAGAAAAAGTAATTTCTACCTTTCGCCAATTTTCCTTGCCACTTTTAGAACAAGATAAATCAAAAGTTTCAGTTGGAGAAGGAATTCGGGATATCCTATTCCTTTATCATCAATATTGGGAAAGGAGTCGTCGTTTGGTCACAGAGATCGATGACCAGATTAAGGTATTTGTTAGTGAACCCGCTATGAAACTTGTATGGTCCCATTTGTTATTCAATGCCATCCAAGCGACAAGTCCGCATTCGGGAGAAGTCAAAATACGAGCGAGTTTGAAACAAGATTCAGAAGTAGAAGTTGCCATTACCGACAATGGTCCAGGAATTCCGGATTCTCTCCAAAACCAAATTTTTCAGCCATTTTTTACAACGAAAGACCAAGGAGAGGGGATTGGACTTGGACTTTATATTTCGAAAGAAATCATTAAAAATCAAAATGGAAGGATCCAATTTGAATCTCTGCCAGGAAAAACAACTTTCACTGTGATTTTACCAGTTGCAGAATGA
- the argC gene encoding N-acetyl-gamma-glutamyl-phosphate reductase, with amino-acid sequence MKQTKIAIIGAGGLTGKELTKLLAHHPGFELVHVTSNQVNGKHIREVFPDLSHLPDLEFHKHEAPVPKDAGIVLATPNEVSLEKAPEFLEEGRKVIDLSGTFRLHNQSKFEKAYQFPHTKFALMDQVVFGLPELFREKLKNANFVSNPGCYATSAILPIALLGNLRKEIQGPVIVDAKSGVSGAGGRTEEIKFAYTNVYENFRAYKILNHQHEPEMEEYGFVGADEKEIHFTPHLLPIYRGILSTIYISFPKGINAEQVREKFQKAAEKEPFVRLYQTPEEVETRKVQNTNFLDLGFRIKGNTLVIVSALDNLVKGAAGQALQNLNLMYGFPETEGLVTL; translated from the coding sequence ATGAAACAAACAAAAATTGCAATCATTGGTGCCGGCGGTCTTACCGGAAAAGAACTCACTAAACTGTTAGCCCACCACCCGGGTTTTGAGTTAGTGCATGTCACGTCCAACCAAGTAAATGGTAAACACATCCGCGAAGTTTTTCCTGACTTAAGTCATTTGCCTGATTTGGAATTTCATAAACATGAGGCACCTGTTCCTAAAGATGCGGGTATAGTCCTTGCCACTCCCAATGAAGTTTCTTTAGAAAAAGCTCCTGAGTTTTTGGAGGAAGGAAGAAAGGTAATTGACCTTTCAGGAACATTCCGACTCCACAACCAAAGTAAATTTGAAAAAGCTTACCAATTCCCTCATACAAAATTCGCTTTGATGGACCAAGTGGTCTTCGGATTACCAGAACTTTTCAGAGAAAAACTAAAAAATGCAAACTTTGTTTCGAATCCTGGTTGTTATGCGACTTCTGCCATTTTACCGATTGCCCTTCTTGGCAACTTACGAAAAGAAATCCAAGGACCCGTGATTGTCGATGCAAAATCAGGAGTCAGCGGTGCCGGTGGTCGAACAGAAGAAATCAAATTTGCTTATACAAATGTGTATGAAAATTTCAGAGCGTATAAAATCTTAAACCACCAACATGAACCAGAAATGGAAGAATATGGTTTTGTCGGCGCAGATGAAAAAGAAATTCATTTTACACCGCACTTACTTCCGATTTACAGAGGAATTCTTTCTACCATTTACATTTCATTTCCAAAAGGAATCAACGCAGAACAAGTCAGAGAAAAATTCCAAAAAGCAGCAGAGAAAGAACCATTCGTCAGGTTGTATCAAACTCCAGAAGAAGTTGAAACAAGAAAGGTTCAAAATACAAACTTTTTAGATTTAGGATTCCGTATCAAAGGAAACACTCTCGTCATCGTCTCCGCACTCGACAACTTAGTCAAAGGAGCAGCAGGACAAGCCTTACAAAATCTAAACTTGATGTACGGTTTTCCTGAAACAGAGGGACTTGTTACCTTATAA
- a CDS encoding LIC11661 family lipoprotein has protein sequence MNAVLFLFRFFALVLTGLFVFGCTNYSTTASVQAPPTLISITNNGNSNFTIKVRAQNPEFIFQGYRIYSGATENLAQNPTDLNMGDSCILAQAAIVQPLDYTFEIDPSTNPNTAGVSCRIFATLTPGTYIAMRTLGLSVNLQNSTSSYKVSMSSNALIVP, from the coding sequence ATGAACGCAGTTCTCTTTTTATTCCGTTTTTTTGCCCTTGTTCTCACTGGTCTATTCGTGTTTGGTTGCACAAATTACTCCACAACGGCCTCAGTGCAAGCCCCACCCACACTGATTTCCATCACAAACAATGGAAATTCTAATTTTACCATCAAGGTAAGAGCCCAAAATCCGGAATTCATATTCCAAGGTTACCGTATTTACTCCGGTGCCACGGAAAATTTGGCCCAAAACCCAACAGACCTCAATATGGGAGACTCTTGCATTTTAGCTCAGGCTGCCATTGTACAACCCCTCGACTATACCTTTGAAATCGATCCTTCCACAAACCCCAATACCGCAGGGGTATCTTGTCGGATTTTTGCCACCCTCACACCCGGTACTTACATTGCAATGAGGACCTTAGGCCTTTCCGTCAACTTGCAGAATAGCACCAGTTCGTATAAGGTTTCTATGTCGTCCAATGCTCTTATTGTCCCTTAA
- a CDS encoding TRAP transporter TatT component family protein encodes MYQTKHWSKIAIATLVLVSVVACGKSRSVKISDSNVERATSPAKLPADLEKLWKNRQNEQDLRQALVGLEKFAAENPQYSDVKVLLCRGNYLLSDGHLWLKLTGDSETDEKVKEESIQYYDAAVTWCEAALALNPKFRDKVVKEKLEIEKALDVLGPQDIDALYWRYASLAKWSRMVGFTTLLSNRSKFSAMINRAKEIEKAMGKEYFYSATLRYDAASNALSPTGDKKLADKLFEEAIAKHPNYFAVRVLYAESRLKGNEDKFKKQLEFVIKGKAASLPEIEADQIVEQRKAKKLLDEL; translated from the coding sequence ATGTACCAAACAAAACATTGGTCAAAAATCGCAATTGCAACTCTTGTTCTCGTTTCAGTCGTTGCCTGCGGAAAATCAAGGTCTGTCAAAATCTCTGACTCGAACGTAGAGCGAGCCACAAGCCCAGCAAAACTTCCTGCTGACCTGGAAAAACTTTGGAAAAACCGTCAAAATGAACAAGACCTAAGACAAGCCCTTGTTGGTTTAGAAAAATTTGCGGCCGAGAACCCTCAATACTCTGACGTAAAAGTGTTGCTCTGCCGAGGAAACTACCTACTAAGTGACGGACATCTTTGGCTAAAACTTACAGGTGATTCTGAAACAGATGAAAAAGTAAAAGAAGAATCCATCCAGTATTATGATGCTGCTGTGACTTGGTGTGAAGCGGCTCTTGCATTGAATCCAAAATTTAGAGACAAGGTAGTCAAAGAAAAACTTGAGATCGAAAAAGCTTTGGATGTTCTTGGACCTCAAGATATCGATGCTCTTTATTGGAGATATGCATCCCTTGCCAAGTGGTCACGAATGGTAGGATTTACTACTCTTCTTTCTAACCGCTCTAAATTCTCAGCAATGATCAACCGTGCAAAAGAAATCGAAAAAGCAATGGGAAAAGAATACTTTTACTCAGCGACACTCCGATATGATGCAGCAAGTAACGCTCTTTCACCAACCGGTGATAAAAAATTAGCGGACAAATTGTTCGAAGAAGCAATTGCAAAACACCCGAACTACTTTGCAGTACGAGTATTGTATGCAGAGAGTCGCCTTAAAGGAAATGAAGACAAATTCAAAAAACAATTAGAATTTGTAATCAAAGGCAAAGCAGCTTCTCTTCCAGAAATTGAAGCGGATCAAATTGTAGAACAACGTAAAGCTAAGAAATTACTCGACGAACTATAA
- a CDS encoding deoxyguanosinetriphosphate triphosphohydrolase, with protein MKKGRNWLLEEEEKILAPYAVRSKNPGEREHFEPEHPYRLPFQRDRDRIIHSHAFKRLEYKTQVFVYSEGDHFRNRLTHTLEVAGISKTISKVLGLNEDLSETIALAHDLGHSPFGHAGQEALSELMRGKGGFEHNKQSLRVVQKLERRYPEFPGLNLCGETLLGIMKHGGDYQTSELLDVRRDLGPSLEAMVVDSSDEITYSAHDLEDGLESGLLELADVKELQIWKRMEEALPKISSFDIDSFSRSAGRVLLNLMVSDLIDNIEERLQKFSISSREDVSIAFQTQKKLVQFSPEFQNEFKELKSFLFSKLYRHPEVSRMSERGKETIFLLFKHFEAHPESIPESYRNREEEEGRMRVICDYIAGMTDRYAIEKLKREGILWFPY; from the coding sequence ATGAAGAAAGGGAGAAACTGGCTCCTAGAAGAAGAAGAAAAAATCCTTGCCCCATACGCTGTTCGGAGTAAAAATCCGGGAGAAAGAGAGCACTTCGAACCGGAACATCCATACAGACTTCCCTTCCAAAGAGATAGAGATCGCATCATTCATTCTCATGCTTTCAAACGATTGGAATACAAAACTCAAGTTTTTGTATACTCGGAAGGGGATCATTTTCGCAATCGACTCACTCATACATTAGAGGTGGCAGGGATTTCAAAAACCATATCCAAAGTTCTTGGACTGAATGAAGACTTAAGTGAAACTATTGCCCTGGCTCATGATTTAGGCCATTCACCTTTTGGTCATGCTGGCCAAGAGGCACTTTCTGAACTCATGCGAGGGAAGGGTGGTTTTGAACACAATAAACAATCGTTACGTGTGGTTCAAAAATTAGAACGTCGGTATCCTGAATTTCCTGGTCTCAATCTTTGCGGTGAAACTTTGCTTGGGATTATGAAACACGGAGGAGATTACCAAACTTCTGAACTACTCGATGTTCGGCGAGATTTAGGCCCTTCTTTGGAAGCGATGGTTGTAGATAGTTCCGATGAAATTACATACAGTGCACACGATTTAGAAGATGGATTGGAGAGTGGACTATTAGAACTTGCCGATGTAAAGGAACTGCAGATTTGGAAACGAATGGAAGAAGCACTTCCTAAAATCAGTTCTTTTGATATTGATTCTTTTTCCCGATCAGCAGGAAGAGTTTTACTCAACTTAATGGTTTCTGATCTGATTGATAACATTGAAGAACGATTGCAGAAGTTTTCAATCTCTTCCAGAGAGGATGTTTCCATCGCCTTTCAAACACAAAAAAAATTGGTTCAATTTTCACCGGAGTTCCAAAACGAATTTAAAGAACTCAAGTCCTTTTTGTTTAGCAAACTTTATCGCCACCCAGAAGTTTCCCGAATGAGTGAAAGGGGAAAGGAAACTATTTTTTTGTTGTTTAAACATTTCGAAGCCCATCCTGAGTCCATCCCCGAATCCTATCGGAATCGAGAAGAAGAAGAGGGGCGAATGCGAGTCATCTGCGATTACATTGCAGGGATGACAGACCGATATGCGATCGAGAAGTTGAAACGAGAAGGGATTCTCTGGTTTCCTTATTAA
- a CDS encoding DedA family protein: MDFLQTLVSIFMQYGYFAVFGILILCGFGLPVPEDISLTAGGVISGLGYANVHIMFFVGMAGVLLGDAFVFWLGSYYGEKALTLPILRTVLHPERFDKVREQFKKYGRWVVFFGRFMPGLRMPIFFTAGTSKQISFIRFFLTDGFAALISVPIWVYLGYYGAHNFDELMGWVRNGQTIILVLVGVSIAALVFYWWRRKHRESRGEK, from the coding sequence ATGGACTTTCTACAAACTCTAGTTTCCATTTTTATGCAATACGGTTATTTTGCCGTTTTTGGAATTCTGATCCTTTGTGGGTTTGGACTTCCGGTTCCAGAAGACATTTCCCTGACTGCTGGCGGTGTCATTTCCGGTTTGGGTTATGCCAATGTACATATCATGTTCTTTGTGGGGATGGCTGGTGTTCTCCTCGGTGATGCATTTGTTTTTTGGTTGGGGAGTTATTACGGAGAAAAAGCTCTTACTCTTCCCATCTTGAGAACCGTCCTGCACCCCGAACGATTTGACAAAGTCAGAGAGCAATTTAAAAAATATGGCCGTTGGGTGGTCTTTTTCGGGCGTTTTATGCCTGGACTTCGAATGCCTATTTTCTTTACTGCAGGTACTTCCAAACAAATTAGTTTCATTCGTTTTTTCCTAACTGATGGATTTGCAGCCCTTATCTCCGTTCCCATTTGGGTCTATTTGGGATATTACGGGGCCCATAATTTTGATGAATTGATGGGCTGGGTTCGTAATGGACAAACCATCATTTTGGTTCTCGTCGGTGTCAGCATTGCCGCACTGGTCTTCTATTGGTGGCGGAGGAAACACCGCGAATCGAGAGGAGAAAAGTAG
- a CDS encoding glutathione S-transferase family protein, translated as MYQLYAHPRSTYSMRIHIYLRYRNLPYETIPIALDKLENRKRPFLQINPYGKVPVLKDGDFLLAESSAIIRYLEEKHSFANPFFSEDLKSRALLNQAINRCESEFCFPGSVIYFSKKFVPPEKWDTNRMKDSSKRIGRHLGILEEILETNEYLHENQFGFLEILYAPFIKNIDMMETKLPLSVENWIKRVLVNENVREVLEN; from the coding sequence ATGTATCAATTATATGCACACCCTCGTTCGACTTATAGTATGCGCATACATATCTATTTGCGATATAGAAACCTTCCTTATGAAACCATTCCAATTGCTTTGGATAAATTAGAAAATAGGAAGAGGCCATTTTTACAAATTAATCCCTATGGGAAAGTTCCTGTCTTAAAGGATGGCGATTTTTTACTGGCAGAATCATCGGCTATCATTCGTTATTTGGAAGAGAAACATTCGTTTGCTAATCCATTTTTCTCGGAAGACTTGAAGTCCAGAGCACTTCTGAACCAAGCCATCAATCGCTGTGAGTCTGAGTTTTGTTTTCCTGGAAGTGTTATTTATTTTTCTAAAAAATTTGTTCCACCTGAAAAATGGGACACAAATCGGATGAAAGATTCTTCCAAACGGATAGGTAGGCATTTGGGTATTTTAGAAGAAATTTTGGAAACAAACGAATATCTTCATGAAAACCAATTTGGATTTTTAGAGATACTTTATGCACCTTTTATTAAAAATATAGATATGATGGAAACAAAACTTCCACTTTCAGTGGAAAATTGGATCAAACGAGTGTTAGTAAATGAAAACGTCAGGGAAGTTCTGGAAAATTGA